The following coding sequences are from one Lycium ferocissimum isolate CSIRO_LF1 chromosome 3, AGI_CSIRO_Lferr_CH_V1, whole genome shotgun sequence window:
- the LOC132048734 gene encoding UPF0481 protein At3g47200-like, with product MEKYKELLALEFADQDSKKTRPEGVLPWLPTDAVSIDKLYRRVKNIMPNVRECYADELIKDYSYEEFAQMMFLDGCFILQYLHCIVTGNYKELNMKSHDIAFIRHDLFVLENQLPFEVLQVLIFTCKNMILVVGFRCVYMPISYHSHRSAKELRKAGIYFRPGKSRHLSDVKFNSFHCSALLTLPPITVDDSTKSEFLNLVAYEACPDTPDDFGVTSYLCFMDSLIDHAEDVKELRSKGILLNYLGSDQEVADLFNEIARDLVPNPHAFVDVKRQIEDHYKSRTKIWIAEWKNTHFTTPWTLFAFIAALFVIGLQITDTFLAGVQTYYAVHPK from the exons ATGGAGAAGTACAAGGAGCTACTTGCACTTGAGTTTGCTGATCAAGATAGTAAAAAAACAAGACCTGAAGGGGTCTTACCATGGCTTCCGACAGATGCAGTGTCCATTGACAAGCTTTACAGAAGGGTCAAGAACATTATGCCTAATGTCAGGGAGTGTTATGCCGATGAATTGATCAAAGATTACAGCTACGAGGAATTTGCACAGATGATGTTCCTGGATGGATGCTTCATCCTACAATACCTTCACTGCATTGTCACTGGCAATTATAAAGAGCTGAATATGAAGAGCCATGATATAGCTTTCATTCGTCATGACCTTTTCGTACTTGAAAATCAGTTGCCATTTGAAGTCTTGCAGGTGTTAATA TTTACATGTAAAAATATGATCTTGGTTGTTGGCTTCCGCTGCGTATATATGCCTATTTCCTATCACTCACATCGTTCAGCCAAAGAGCTGAGGAAAGCAGGAATCTATTTCAGGCCTGGAAAGAGTCGTCATCTTTCAGACGTTAAGTTCAATTCATTTCATTGCTCAGCTCTTTTAACACTTCCACCTATAACCGTAGATGATTCAACCAAGTCGGAGTTCTTAAACTTGGTTGCATATGAGGCATGCCCTGATACACCAGATGACTTTGGCGTTACATCTTATCTTTGCTTCATGGATTCACTTATTGATCATGCTGAAGATGTGAAAGAGCTCAGATCCAAAGGTATACTTCTTAACTATCTTGGAAGTGATCAAGAAGTTGCAGATCTCTTCAATGAGATAGCAAGAGATTTGGTGCCTAATCCACATGCCTTTGTTGATGTCAAAAGACAAATTGAGGATCATTACAAAAGCAGAACAAAAATATGGATTGCTGAGTGGAAGAACACTCATTTTACTACCCCATGGACTCTTTTTGCATTTATTGCAGCACTTTTTGTCATTGGCTTGCAAATCACTGATACATTTCTAGCAGGCGTCCAGACCTATTATGCAGTCCATCCCAAATAG
- the LOC132051002 gene encoding UPF0481 protein At3g47200-like has product MDKQYSKGTMVTRDEGRSIGNEKSDDEWSITVPQDSNSNSHEKSDDECSITVPQDSNSNSHKISGNERQWLYSLKKSREYIVSSRKPKMQMVPNLHRKIQSNISCYEPLVVSIGPFHHGKSELQPMEKYKEVFAVEFADQDSNKPTPKGVSSWRATNSASIDELYGRVKNIMPNVRECYAEDSIKKYSYEKFTQMMFLDGCFILQYLHCIVTGNYKELKMKSHDIAFIRGDLFLLENQLPFEVLQVLMSCKFKNNEGMGMINDFISSAHNKPDQGHGFIQCIKDFFRNFLGKNCQGEGPSLTKQESEKTPLHLLELLKTHLIDPKALSEECDQPGESSCDQPGESWSYRSAKELRKAGIHLRPGKSPGLLDVKFDSFLFSSLLTLPPMTVDDSTKSEFLNLVAYEACPDTPDEFGVTSYLCFIDSLIDHAEDVEKLRSKGILLNCLGSDQEVADLFNEITRDLVPNPRVLVDVKKQIENHYKSRTKIWIAEWNNTHFTNPWTVLAFIAAIFVICLQVSDTSLASIQAYYAVHPKQS; this is encoded by the coding sequence ATGGACAAACAATATTCTAAAGGAACAATGGTTACTAGAGACGAAGGTAGGAGCATCGGCAATGAAAAATCTGATGATGAATGGAGCATCACAGTTCCTCAAGATTCAAACTCAAATTCTCATGAAAAATCTGATGATGAATGCAGCATCACAGTTCCTCAAGATTCAAACtcaaattctcataaaattAGCGGAAATGAGAGGCAGTGGCTATATTCCTTGAAGAAGAGCAGAGAGTACATTGTCTCATCACGGAAGCCAAAAATGCAAATGGTCCCAAATTTGCATCGCAAGATTCAATCAAACATAAGCTGTTATGAGCCCCTCGTGGTTTCTATCGGTCCATTTCACCACGGGAAATCCGAACTTCAACCAATGGAGAAGTACAAGGAGGTATTTGCAGTTGAGTTTGCTGATCAAGATAGTAACAAACCAACACCTAAAGGGGTCTCATCATGGCGTGCGACAAACTCAGCGTCCATTGACGAGCTTTACGGAAGGGTCAAGAACATTATGCCTAATGTTAGGGAGTGTTATGCTGAGGACTCGATCAAAAAATACAGCTACGAGAAGTTTACACAGATGATGTTCCTGGATGGATGCTTCATCCTCCAATACCTTCACTGCATTGTCACTGGCAATTATAAAGAGCTGAAAATGAAGAGCCATGATATAGCTTTCATTCGTGGTGATCTTTTCTTACTTGAAAATCAATTGCCATTTGAAGTCTTGCAGGTGTTAATGAGCTGTAAGTTCAAGAATAATGAAGGAATGGGGATGATTAACGATTTCATCTCGAGTGCACATAACAAGCCTGATCAAGGTCACGGATTCATTCAATGTATCAAGGATTTCTTTCGTAACTTTCTTGGAAAAAATTGTCAAGGAGAAGGGCCTTCCCTTACCAAACAAGAAAGCGAGAAAACTCCGCTTCATCTCCTCGAGCTATTAAAAACACATCTCATAGACCCGAAGGCTTTATCAGAAGAATGCGATCAACCGGGTGAGTCTTCGTGCGATCAACCGGGTGAGTCTTGGTCGTATCGTTCAGCCAAAGAGCTGAGGAAAGCAGGAATCCATTTGAGGCCGGGAAAGAGTCCTGGTCTTTTAGATGTTAAGTTCGATTCATTTCTTTTCTCATCTCTTTTAACACTTCCTCCAATGACCGTAGATGATTCAACCAAGTCGGAGTTTTTAAACTTGGTTGCATATGAGGCATGCCCTGATACACCAGATGAGTTTGGCGTTACCTCTTATCTTTGCTTCATAGATTCCCTTATTGATCATGCTGAAGATGTGGAAAAGCTTAGATCCAAAGGTATACTTCTTAACTGTCTTGGAAGTGATCAAGAAGTTGCAGATCTTTTCAATGAGATAACAAGAGATTTGGTGCCTAATCCACGCGTCCTTGTTGATGTCAAAAAACAAATTGAGAATCATTACAAAAGCAGAACAAAAATATGGATTGCTGAGTGGAACAACACTCATTTTACTAACCCATGGACTGTTTTAGCATTTATTGCAGCAATATTTGTCATTTGTTTGCAAGTCAGTGATACATCTCTAGCAAGCATCCAAGCCTATTATGCAGTCCATCCCAAACAGAGCTAG
- the LOC132051003 gene encoding UPF0481 protein At3g47200-like, with amino-acid sequence MDKQSAKGTTITTEEKTGDNQDECSITIHQESNSNTHEISENEIQWLNSLEKSGGYPAKGSTQKPKIQMVPEMLRGIESNISCYEPLVVAIGPFHHGKPKLQPMEKYKEKLAFQFADQESKYVGVSSRLLTNSVTKDELYIRVKNIVPNVRDCYAEDLIKDYNDEEFAQMMFVDGCFILQYILCGFVPGNIKQLHMKITDIALIRRDLFLLENQLPFEVLQVLMTYKFNKDEGMKMIKQFISSSHVSPPQEHGFIRSIKDFFGGNPFSPETTNGKGHDHERPSHLLELLRTHLIDPKAFLGGGRYLRGEWCSYRSAMELRRAGIHFARGKGRLLSDIKFKSFDCTALLTLPFITIDDSTKSELLNLAAYEACPDTPDDFSVTSYLCFMDSLIDHPEDVKELRSKGILLNFLRTDQEVTNLFKEIAKDLVPNPRAFVDVKYKIEIQCSSKGKAWIAEWKNTHFITPWTFFTFIVAIFIIGLQVTDTVLSGIQTYYAVHEK; translated from the coding sequence ATGGATAAACAATCTGCTAAAGGGACAACGATTACTACAGAAGAAAAGACTGGTGATAATCAAGATGAATGCAGCATTACAATCCATCAAGAGTCAAACTCAAATACTCATGAAATCAGTGAAAATGAGATACAGTGGCTAAATTCCTTGGAGAAGAGTGGAGGGTACCCTGCCAAAGGATCAACACAGAAGCCAAAAATTCAGATGGTCCCTGAAATGCTACGTGGGATTGAATCCAACATTAGCTGCTACGAGCCCCTTGTTGTTGCTATTGGTCCATTTCACCATGGAAAACCAAAGCTTCAACCTATGGAGAAGTACAAGGAGAAATTGGCATTTCAGTTTGCTGATCAAGAAAGTAAATATGTTGGGGTCTCATCACGGCTATTAACAAATTCAGTGACCAAAGATGAGCTTTACATAAGAGTCAAGAACATTGTGCCTAATGTCAGGGATTGTTATGCTGAGGACTTAATTAAAGATTACAATGACGAGGAGTTTGCACAGATGATGTTTGTGGATGGCTGCTTCATCCTCCAATATATTCTCTGCGGCTTTGTCCCTGGCAATATTAAGCAGCTTCACATGAAGATCACTGATATAGCTCTCATTCGCCGCGATCTTTTCTTACTTGAAAATCAGTTACCATTTGAAGTCCTGCAGGTTCTAATGACCTATAAGTTCAATAAAGATGAAGGAATGAAGATGATTAAACAGTTCATATCGAGTTCACACGTAAGCCCTCCTCAAGAGCATGGATTCATTCGAAGTATCAAGGATTTCTTTGGGGGAAATCCCTTTTCTCCAGAGACAACAAATGGGAAAGGTCATGATCATGAGCGTCCTTCTCATCTCCTCGAGCTATTAAGAACACATCTCATAGACCCGAAGGCTTTCTTAGGAGGTGGACGCTATCTAAGGGGTGAATGGTGCTCGTATCGCTCAGCCATGGAGCTGAGGAGAGCAGGAATCCATTTCGCGCGTGGAAAGGGTCGTCTTCTTTCAGACATTAAGTTCAAATCTTTTGATTGTACAGCTCTTTTAACACTTCCATTTATAACAATAGATGATTCAACCAAGTCGGAGCTTTTAAACTTGGCTGCATATGAAGCATGCCCTGATACACCAGATGACTTTAGTGTTACATCTTATCTATGCTTCATGGATTCACTTATTGATCATCCAGAAGATGTGAAGGAGCTCAGATCAAAAGGTATACTTCTTAACTTTCTTCGAACTGATCAAGAAGTAACAAATCTCTTCAAAGAGATAGCAAAAGATTTGGTGCCTAATCCACGTGCCTTTGTTGACGTGAAATACAAAATTGAGATACAATGCAGTAGCAAAGGAAAAGCATGGATTGCTGAGTGGAAGAACACGCATTTTATCACCCCATGGACTTTTTTTACATTTATTGTAGCAATTTTTATCATTGGTTTGCAAGTGACTGATACTGTTCTATCAGgcatccaaacctattatgcaGTTCATGAGAAATAG